The proteins below come from a single Caulobacter flavus genomic window:
- a CDS encoding DUF3291 domain-containing protein — MAAFELAQVNIGRLKAPIDHPSIRDFADNLDRINLLAEGSPGFVWRLKGDGNNATDLSIDGDPLLIPNLSTWTDIPSLGAYVYRSAHVEIMRRRREWFEPAQGPHMALWWVPAGHRPTVEEAMEKIALLAANGPTPAAFTFRQPFPAPAGAPGDPGAQPVLDECA, encoded by the coding sequence ATGGCGGCATTCGAGCTGGCCCAGGTCAATATCGGCCGCCTGAAGGCGCCGATCGACCATCCGTCGATCAGGGACTTCGCCGACAACCTCGACCGCATCAACCTGCTGGCCGAGGGCTCGCCGGGTTTCGTATGGCGGCTGAAGGGCGACGGGAACAACGCCACCGACCTTTCGATCGACGGCGACCCGCTTCTGATCCCCAACCTGTCGACCTGGACCGACATCCCGTCGCTGGGGGCCTATGTCTACCGCTCGGCCCACGTGGAGATCATGCGGCGGCGGCGCGAATGGTTCGAACCGGCGCAAGGCCCGCACATGGCCCTGTGGTGGGTTCCGGCCGGCCATCGGCCAACCGTCGAGGAGGCGATGGAGAAGATCGCCCTGCTGGCGGCGAACGGACCCACGCCCGCCGCCTTCACCTTCCGCCAGCCTTTCCCCGCCCCCGCCGGCGCCCC